One Salvia splendens isolate huo1 chromosome 22, SspV2, whole genome shotgun sequence DNA segment encodes these proteins:
- the LOC121786072 gene encoding UDP-arabinopyranose mutase 1-like produces the protein MVRQSPFTHKVTCFLNTSHQSHALSSLSLSLSPLQIPTHRLPTSPPPPPHSLPLKIYISSTNMSSKPASKVVAPLKDELDIVIPTIRNLDFLEMWRPFFEQYHLIIVQDGDPSKTIHVPEGFDYDLYNRNDINRILGPKASCISFKDSACRCFGFLVSKKKYIFTIDDDCFVAKDPSGQDINALAQHIHNLLTPATPFFFNTLYDPYREGADFVRGYPFSLREGAPTAVSHGLWLNIPDYDAPTQLVKPRERNTRYVDAVLTIPKGTLFPMCGMNLAFDRELIGAAMYFGLMGDGQPIGRYDDMWAGWCTKVITDHLGLGVKTGLPYIWHSKASNPFVNLKKEYKGIYWQEDIIPFFQSAVLPKECTTVQKCYIELSKMVKEKLGPIDPYFQKLADAMVTWIEVWDELNSAAVAPVADATKKDASSSSKK, from the exons ATGGTAAGACAATCCCCATTCACGCACAAGGTAACTTGTTTCTTAAACACATCACACCAATCCCAcgctctctcatctctctctctctctctctctcccctacAAATACCCACACACCGCCTCCCCacatctccaccaccaccaccacactCCCTTCCTCTCAAGATCTACATTTCCTCAACGAATATGTCGTCGAAGCCAGCGAGCAAGGTGGTGGCGCCGCTGAAAGATGAGCTGGACATCGTGATCCCGACGATCCGAAACCTGGACTTCCTGGAGATGTGGAGGCCCTTCTTCGAGCAGTACCATCTCATCATCGTCCAGGACGGAGACCCCTCCAAGACCATCCACGTGCCGGAGGGCTTCGACTACGACCTCTACAACCGCAACGACATCAACCGCATCCTCGGCCCCAAGGCCTCCTGCATCTCCTTCAAGGACTCCGCCTGCCGCTGCTTCGGATTCCTCGTCTCCAAGAAAAAGTACATCTTCACCATTGACGACGATTGCTTC GTGGCCAAAGATCCAAGTGGTCAAGATATCAATGCATTGGCCCAACACATACATAATCTGCTAACTCCAGCAACACCATTCTTCTTCAACACATTGTACGACCCCTACAGAGAAGGTGCTGACTTCGTCCGCGGCTACCCCTTCAGCCTGAGGGAAGGTGCGCCAACTGCCGTCTCCCATGGACTCTGGCTCAACATCCCCGACTATGATGCCCCAACCCAGCTTGTCAAACCGCGAGAGCGCAACACTAG GTATGTCGATGCTGTCCTGACAATTCCTAAGGGAACCCTGTTCCCAATGTGCGGAATGAACCTTGCCTTCGACAGGGAGCTCATTGGCGCTGCCATGTATTTTGGTCTCATGGGCGATGGCCAGCCAATCGGGAGATACGACGACATGTGGGCTGGCTGGTGCACTAAG GTGATCACTGACCATTTGGGCTTGGGGGTGAAGACGGGGCTGCCATATATCTGGCACAGCAAGGCTAGCAATCCATTTGTGAATCTGAAGAAGGAATACAAAGGAATCTACTGGCAAGAGGACATCATCCCCTTCTTCCAATCTGCTGTTCTCCCCAAGGAATGCACGACCGTGCAGAAATGTTACATTGAGCTGTCGAAGATGGTGAAAGAGAAGCTCGGCCctatcgatccctacttccagAAGCTGGCTGATGCTATGGTAACCTGGATTGAGGTGTGGGACGAGCTCAACTCTGCTGCGGTTGCTCCTGTTGCTGATGCTACCAAGAAGGATGCTTCTTCTTCATCCAAGAAGTAG
- the LOC121787409 gene encoding pentatricopeptide repeat-containing protein At1g05600-like gives MSVRWPRFLTPTYLSQLIRSQKNPLKALDIFNEAKTRYPSYRHNGPVYATMIRMLGGSGRLTEMKEIVNQMKKDSCECQDSLFADIIRTYASAGLFDEAFSLFNSLSEFNCVIYTESFNTLLEIMVKESKLETCYQFFVENCHGWEIKSRARPLKLLMTSLCQMHRSDLALHVFQEMGHQWCYPDRDTYRILMKGLCEDRRFVEATHLLYSMFWRVSQKGCGSDVSVYRMLLESLCDNGHAGEAVEVLEKVLLKGLRAPKRYMKQLDLSEFRYRDDVKTLINETLIRGGVLSSDGHNTMAIDLYSEGKFAEADKVLEEMQTKGFKPSLPMYESKIAALLEAGKVDEAMHVANKEMIENNCVPTLRLHNMVIRGLCNTRESTRAMRYLEKMSRQIGCVPNKETYSYLVDGLCCDGKYVEASEMLEKMLINVHWPEEETYNKIIKGLCLMGKTYRAVMLLEEMISQAKIPQISVWHSLVSTVCCESHHSDQLSIKLDHL, from the coding sequence ATGAGTGTGAGATGGCCAAGGTTTTTGACACCAACTTATCTCTCACAGCTAATACGTAGCCAGAAAAACCCATTAAAGGCTTTGGATATTTTCAATGAAGCTAAGACTAGGTATCCAAGTTACCGCCATAATGGTCCCGTATATGCTACCATGATCAGAATGCTTGGAGGCTCAGGGAGATTGACTGAGATGAAAGAAATCGTTAATCAGATGAAAAAGGACTCTTGTGAATGCCAAGATTCGCTCTTTGCTGACATAATCAGAACTTATGCTAGTGCTGGTTTGTTTGATGAAGCTTTTTCTCTGTTCAATAGTCTTTCTGAATTTAACTGTGTGATATATACAGAGTCTTTTAATACTCTGTTGGAGATAATGGTGAAGGAATCCAAGCTAGAAACATGTTATCAGTTTTTTGTGGAGAATTGTCATGGTTGGGAGATCAAGTCTCGAGCCCGTCCCTTGAAATTGTTGATGACTTCTCTTTGTCAGATGCACCGTTCAGATCTTGCACTGCATGTTTTCCAAGAAATGGGCCATCAGTGGTGCTATCCCGATAGGGATACATATCGGATCTTGATGAAGGGTTTGTGTGAAGACAGAAGATTTGTTGAGGCAACTCATTTGTTGTATTCTATGTTTTGGAGGGTTTCTCAGAAGGGTTGTGGTTCTGATGTGTCTGTATACAGAATGCTATTGGAGTCTCTATGTGACAATGGACACGCTGGAGAGGCTGTGGAAGTACTTGAGAAGGTCTTGCTGAAAGGCCTTCGGGCTCCAAAAAGGTACATGAAGCAGCTTGATTTAAGCGAGTTCCGGTATAGAGATGATGTCAAAACTTTGATCAATGAAACTCTGATTAGAGGTGGAGTTCTAAGCTCAGATGGTCACAATACAATGGCTATCGACCTCTATTCAGAAGGAAAATTTGCTGAAGCCGATAAAGTGCTTGAGGAAATGCAGACAAAAGGCTTCAAACCATCTTTGCCAATGTATGAATCCAAGATAGCGGCACTATTGGAAGCAGGCAAGGTGGATGAAGCAATGCATGTGGCTAACAAGGAAATGATTGAGAACAATTGCGTTCCAACCCTGCGGTTACACAACATGGTGATAAGAGGACTCTGCAACACGAGAGAATCAACCCGAGCTATGAGGTACTTGGAGAAGATGTCTAGACAGATTGGCTGTGTTCCTAATAAAGAGACCTACTCCTACCTTGTTGATGGATTGTGCTGTGATGGAAAATACGTCGAAGCTAGTGAGATGTTGGAGAAGATGTTGATCAATGTGCACTGGCCTGAGGAAGAAACGTACAATAAGATCATCAAGGGCCTTTGCTTGATGGGGAAGACATACAGAGCTGTAATGTTGCTGGAGGAGATGATTAGCCAAGCTAAAATTCCTCAAATATCTGTATGGCATTCCTTAGTATCTACTGTTTGTTGTGAGAGCCACCACAGTGATCAATTGTCTATAAAACTAGATCACTTATAG